The Lacipirellula parvula genome window below encodes:
- the rpsB gene encoding 30S ribosomal protein S2, which translates to MSTTLVKELVESGVHFGHRSSRWNPKMRPYIYARRNLIHIIDVRETIRGLLRAKKYLSDVASHGSLILFVGTKRQARETIQREAERCGMPYVADRWLGGTLTNFRTIRDRLGRLEQLEKILNSEEINSYSKKMQSTLTREYRKIYHNLHGMRTMTRLPECMVVVDPRKEKNAIKEARKLGIATVALIDTDCDPDLVDLPIPGNDDSMRSIELIVKILADAIAQGKIQQSVQQAHAQRAAMVEPAKD; encoded by the coding sequence GTGTCGACGACCCTCGTCAAAGAGTTGGTAGAGTCTGGCGTTCACTTCGGCCACCGTTCGAGCCGTTGGAACCCGAAGATGCGGCCGTACATTTATGCTCGCCGCAACCTGATCCACATTATCGACGTCCGCGAAACGATCCGCGGTCTGCTGCGGGCCAAGAAGTACCTGTCGGACGTCGCCTCGCACGGCAGCCTGATTTTGTTCGTGGGCACCAAGCGTCAGGCCCGCGAAACGATCCAACGCGAAGCCGAGCGTTGCGGCATGCCTTACGTCGCTGACCGTTGGTTGGGCGGCACGCTGACGAACTTCCGCACGATTCGCGACCGTCTCGGCCGCCTCGAGCAACTCGAGAAGATTCTCAACAGCGAAGAGATCAACTCGTACTCGAAGAAGATGCAGTCGACGCTCACTCGCGAGTACCGCAAGATTTACCACAACTTGCACGGCATGCGGACGATGACCCGTCTGCCGGAGTGCATGGTCGTGGTCGATCCTCGCAAAGAGAAGAACGCGATCAAGGAAGCCCGCAAGCTGGGCATTGCCACCGTGGCCCTGATCGACACCGACTGCGATCCCGACCTGGTCGACCTGCCGATCCCCGGCAACGACGACAGCATGCGGTCGATCGAGCTGATCGTGAAGATCCTGGCCGACGCGATCGCCCAGGGGAAGATTCAGCAATCGGTTCAGCAAGCCCACGCCCAACGTGCGGCGATGGTCGAACCGGCGAAGGACTAG
- a CDS encoding 3'(2'),5'-bisphosphate nucleotidase, with protein MAEFFDSDVAKFAVAAVREASILVRRVQAEMIGEAITKGDKSPVTVADFAAQAIVARRLAERFPDAVLVGEESSGALQAEESRATLEQITRFVQSVEPTATAESVCEWIDRGSNEAPATFWTLDPVDGTKGFLRKDQYAVALALVENGKVVLGVLGCPELEGGARAAKGGAGSVLLAGRGQGTWVQSLAEPNGKWTRLTASKISDPAEARLLRSVEKSHTDADSIGDLATKLGVTADPVPMDSQAKYAVLAAGGGDVILRLLSPSRPDYREMIWDQAAGSIVVEEAGGRVSDLDGKPLDFSHGRTLATNRGVLVTNGPLHEAFLAGLKEIGA; from the coding sequence GTGGCCGAGTTTTTTGATTCCGACGTTGCCAAGTTCGCCGTCGCCGCCGTTCGCGAGGCGTCGATCCTCGTGCGGCGCGTGCAAGCGGAGATGATTGGCGAGGCGATCACCAAGGGCGACAAGTCCCCGGTGACCGTCGCCGATTTTGCGGCCCAGGCCATCGTTGCCCGGCGCTTGGCTGAGCGGTTTCCCGACGCAGTGCTCGTGGGGGAAGAGAGCTCCGGCGCCTTGCAGGCCGAAGAATCGCGGGCGACGCTTGAGCAGATCACGCGATTCGTCCAATCGGTGGAGCCGACCGCCACGGCCGAATCAGTATGCGAGTGGATCGACCGCGGCTCGAACGAAGCGCCGGCGACTTTTTGGACGCTCGACCCCGTTGACGGGACCAAGGGGTTCCTCCGGAAGGATCAGTATGCGGTGGCGTTGGCGCTCGTGGAAAACGGCAAGGTCGTGCTCGGCGTGCTGGGGTGCCCGGAACTCGAAGGCGGCGCTCGCGCCGCTAAGGGTGGGGCCGGCTCGGTGCTATTGGCTGGACGCGGGCAGGGGACGTGGGTGCAATCGCTCGCCGAGCCGAACGGCAAGTGGACCCGGCTGACGGCGTCGAAAATCAGCGATCCGGCCGAGGCTCGGCTACTGCGGTCGGTCGAAAAATCGCACACCGACGCCGACAGCATTGGCGACCTGGCGACGAAGCTCGGCGTCACGGCCGATCCGGTGCCGATGGACAGCCAAGCCAAGTACGCCGTCCTCGCCGCGGGCGGCGGCGACGTCATCTTGCGGCTCCTCTCGCCGAGCCGGCCCGATTACCGCGAAATGATTTGGGATCAGGCGGCCGGTTCGATCGTCGTCGAAGAGGCAGGCGGCCGGGTGAGCGACCTCGACGGCAAGCCGCTCGATTTCTCGCATGGGCGGACTTTAGCGACGAATCGCGGGGTGCTGGTGACGAATGGGCCGCTGCATGAGGCGTTTTTGGCTGGGTTGAAAGAGATTGGGGCCTAG
- the frr gene encoding ribosome recycling factor: protein MGSDEILMDAEERMEKAINKLKSDLTGIRTGRANPGLVDSLRVEAYGSQTPIKQIASVSAPEPQQLVIRPFDPSIIKDIERGIINSDLGLAPNSDGKVIRLNIPPLSGDVRKKMVARTKELSEEAKIAIRNVRRDGNKHADTAESDGELSEDDCKGLKDEIQELTKKYENAANDLAKAKETEVSAG from the coding sequence ATGGGTTCGGATGAGATCTTGATGGACGCCGAAGAGCGAATGGAGAAGGCGATCAACAAGTTGAAGAGCGACTTGACCGGCATTCGCACCGGACGTGCCAATCCGGGCCTCGTCGATTCGCTCCGCGTCGAAGCGTACGGTTCGCAGACGCCGATCAAGCAGATCGCTTCGGTGAGCGCTCCCGAGCCGCAGCAACTCGTCATCCGCCCGTTTGATCCGTCGATCATCAAGGATATCGAACGCGGGATCATCAACAGCGACCTGGGCCTCGCGCCGAATAGCGACGGCAAGGTGATTCGCCTGAACATTCCGCCGCTCTCGGGCGACGTCCGCAAGAAGATGGTCGCCCGCACCAAAGAGCTTTCCGAAGAAGCGAAGATCGCGATCCGCAACGTCCGCCGCGACGGTAACAAGCACGCCGACACCGCGGAGAGCGACGGCGAACTTTCGGAAGACGATTGCAAGGGGCTCAAGGACGAGATCCAAGAGCTGACCAAGAAGTACGAGAACGCCGCCAACGACTTGGCGAAAGCGAAAGAGACGGAAGTGAGCGCCGGCTGA
- the pyrH gene encoding UMP kinase → MKTAVMSQPAPKITSGPYKRIILKLSGESFAAAGERGISMEEVVHISAQTYRAKQQGVEIAIVIGGGNILRGAQFIAGNSSVHEATAHYMGMLATVINGLALQDALESLGCETRLLSTLKCDGVAEPFIRRRARRHLEKGRVIILAGGTGAPFVTTDTAAAQKALELEADILMKATRVDGVYSDDPEKNPHAVFYRDLTFEQVRNQNLRVMDPTAIAHCMEHNLPILVFNYRTDGNIEKAVRGEQIGTRVTSGKN, encoded by the coding sequence ATGAAAACCGCCGTTATGTCTCAACCTGCGCCCAAGATCACTTCCGGCCCCTACAAGCGGATCATTCTCAAGCTCTCGGGCGAGAGCTTTGCCGCGGCGGGCGAGCGGGGGATCAGCATGGAGGAGGTGGTGCACATCTCCGCGCAGACGTACCGGGCGAAGCAACAAGGGGTCGAGATTGCCATCGTCATCGGCGGCGGCAACATTTTGCGAGGCGCCCAGTTCATCGCGGGCAACTCGAGCGTTCACGAAGCGACCGCTCACTACATGGGCATGCTGGCGACGGTCATCAACGGCCTCGCGCTGCAGGACGCGCTCGAGTCGCTCGGCTGCGAGACGCGGTTGCTCAGCACGCTTAAGTGTGACGGCGTTGCGGAGCCGTTCATTCGCCGCCGCGCTCGCCGCCATTTGGAGAAGGGCCGCGTGATCATCCTGGCCGGCGGCACTGGGGCTCCGTTCGTTACCACCGACACGGCCGCCGCGCAGAAGGCGCTCGAGCTTGAAGCCGACATCTTGATGAAGGCGACCCGCGTCGACGGCGTCTATAGCGACGATCCGGAGAAGAATCCGCACGCGGTTTTCTATCGCGATCTGACGTTCGAGCAAGTCCGCAATCAGAACCTACGGGTGATGGACCCGACGGCGATCGCCCACTGTATGGAACACAACCTGCCGATTTTGGTGTTCAACTACCGCACCGACGGCAACATCGAAAAGGCCGTCCGCGGCGAGCAAATTGGCACCCGCGTGACGAGCGGAAAGAACTAG
- a CDS encoding tetratricopeptide repeat protein, which yields MSDVVKLYDEADKLKSAGNLDEAVAKLEQATALDDNYALAHSALAVVLQRLGRHEEAIKHAVRVTEIEPTDPFSYTALSVTYQRAYAGTNEIGYIRLAEEAMERSRMMSQHRH from the coding sequence ATGTCTGACGTAGTAAAACTCTATGACGAAGCTGACAAGCTGAAGTCCGCCGGCAATCTTGACGAAGCCGTCGCAAAACTCGAGCAAGCGACCGCGCTCGACGACAATTACGCCCTCGCCCACTCGGCCCTGGCAGTCGTCCTCCAACGGCTCGGCCGCCATGAAGAGGCGATCAAGCACGCGGTCCGCGTCACGGAGATCGAACCAACCGATCCGTTTAGCTACACGGCGCTCAGCGTCACCTATCAGCGCGCGTACGCAGGTACGAACGAAATAGGCTACATCCGCCTCGCCGAAGAGGCGATGGAGCGCAGCCGCATGATGAGCCAGCACCGGCACTAA
- a CDS encoding redox-sensing transcriptional repressor Rex gives MSSSKPPNSRSESGSVPAAVVNRLSLYLRELQHLVAEGTQTTSSSQLGERLGFSDAQVRKDLAHFGAFGHPGVGYRCDELISEIRRILGTDRIWTVALVGVGNLGRALLGYKGFESQGFRVAAAFDSDPAKVGWEVEGIKIRAIEEISQVVIERAIDLGMVAVPAPFAQAAADVLVAAGVRGIVNFAPVSLTLPEGVSQVSVDLARELEQVSFAVASRLRAEGA, from the coding sequence ATGAGCTCGTCGAAGCCGCCGAATTCCCGCTCGGAATCGGGCTCCGTCCCCGCCGCGGTTGTCAACCGGCTCAGCCTCTACTTGCGAGAGCTGCAGCACCTGGTGGCGGAGGGAACCCAGACCACTAGCAGCAGCCAACTCGGCGAGCGGTTGGGGTTCAGCGATGCTCAGGTGCGGAAGGACCTCGCCCACTTTGGGGCGTTCGGGCATCCAGGCGTGGGGTATCGCTGCGATGAGCTGATCAGCGAGATCCGCCGGATCCTTGGCACCGACCGGATTTGGACGGTGGCGCTGGTGGGCGTTGGTAACCTCGGGCGGGCGTTGCTGGGGTACAAGGGATTTGAGTCGCAGGGCTTCCGCGTGGCGGCGGCGTTTGATTCCGACCCCGCCAAAGTCGGTTGGGAGGTCGAAGGAATCAAGATTCGGGCGATCGAGGAGATCAGCCAAGTGGTGATCGAGCGGGCGATCGACCTGGGGATGGTCGCCGTGCCGGCGCCGTTTGCCCAGGCAGCTGCCGATGTGCTGGTGGCGGCGGGGGTTCGCGGGATTGTGAACTTCGCGCCGGTCTCGCTGACGCTGCCCGAAGGGGTGAGCCAGGTGAGCGTCGATCTGGCCCGCGAACTAGAGCAAGTGTCGTTCGCGGTGGCGAGCCGGCTGCGGGCGGAGGGGGCTTAG
- a CDS encoding Uma2 family endonuclease, with product MSIARTHHRFSLADYEQMIDQGILTESDRVELIRGEIIEKMSIGELHAACVKRLNRIFNVRLVGKTCVGVQDPVRLGNSEPEPDVTLLTPRDDDYADGHPEAEDVLLIVEVADSSLEFDRVVKREIYAENGVVEFWILNLLDRTLEVYRQPQADGRYDEVRVLSSTEKTDLVRLPGEEFVVADFFPPLG from the coding sequence ATGTCGATCGCCCGCACCCATCATCGATTTTCGCTCGCGGATTACGAGCAGATGATCGACCAGGGCATTCTGACCGAGAGTGACCGGGTGGAGCTGATTCGCGGCGAGATCATCGAGAAGATGTCGATCGGCGAGTTGCATGCGGCGTGCGTCAAGAGATTGAACCGCATCTTCAACGTGCGCTTGGTCGGCAAGACCTGCGTCGGCGTGCAGGATCCCGTGCGGCTGGGGAACAGTGAACCGGAGCCCGACGTCACGCTCCTAACGCCTCGCGATGACGACTACGCGGATGGGCATCCCGAAGCCGAGGACGTCCTGCTGATCGTGGAAGTGGCGGATTCGTCGCTGGAGTTTGATCGCGTGGTGAAACGCGAAATCTACGCTGAGAACGGCGTCGTCGAGTTTTGGATTCTGAATCTGCTCGACCGCACGCTGGAGGTCTATCGCCAGCCGCAGGCGGATGGGCGTTATGACGAAGTTCGCGTCTTGTCATCGACAGAGAAGACGGACCTCGTGCGCTTGCCGGGCGAGGAGTTTGTGGTCGCGGATTTCTTTCCGCCGCTGGGGTAG
- a CDS encoding BlaI/MecI/CopY family transcriptional regulator, which yields MPEVSISDAEWQVMNVVWDDEPITSQEIIGQLEDRCAWAPATVRTMLHRLVKKQVLAYEADGNRYVYRARAKRKDCIKQASSSFLERVFAGARGQLLAHFISGSKLTSAEITQLRQLLDQQEKKR from the coding sequence ATGCCTGAAGTTTCTATCTCCGACGCCGAGTGGCAAGTGATGAACGTCGTCTGGGACGACGAGCCGATCACTTCGCAGGAAATCATCGGCCAGCTTGAAGACCGCTGCGCGTGGGCCCCCGCTACCGTGCGGACGATGCTCCACCGACTCGTCAAAAAGCAGGTGCTCGCCTATGAGGCCGACGGGAATCGGTACGTCTACCGAGCGCGGGCCAAGCGTAAGGATTGCATCAAGCAGGCCAGTAGCTCGTTTCTCGAGCGGGTCTTCGCCGGGGCCCGCGGCCAGTTGCTCGCCCATTTCATTAGCGGCTCGAAACTAACGTCCGCTGAAATCACACAGCTTCGCCAATTGCTCGATCAGCAGGAGAAGAAGCGATGA
- the lpxA gene encoding acyl-ACP--UDP-N-acetylglucosamine O-acyltransferase, with translation MIHPTAVVSPRAVVHSSVEIGPFSIIEADAVIGQGCKLAGRTTIKSHTILGRDVVVGEGAVLGGLPQHISPPENPGRVIVGERTVIRENVTIHRAMITDGETRIGSDCLMMVGSHAAHDVRVGNRVIITNNVLLGGHVQIGDRAVLGGAAAVHQHCRVGRLAMVGACAKIVQDVPPFVLTDGEMGMIVGLNRVGLRRSGMTREEVDSLKEAYRLIYRRGYLFDEMVATLAKEHPTGPATELSEFFTGGKRGFAQERRSPPKATIRIHAAADDLEDEDSAGELKRKAG, from the coding sequence ATGATTCACCCAACCGCCGTCGTCAGCCCACGGGCTGTCGTCCACTCCAGCGTGGAAATTGGTCCGTTCTCGATCATCGAAGCGGACGCGGTGATTGGGCAAGGGTGCAAGCTCGCGGGGCGGACGACGATTAAGTCGCACACGATCCTAGGTCGCGACGTGGTGGTCGGCGAAGGCGCGGTGCTGGGCGGGCTGCCGCAACACATCAGCCCGCCGGAGAATCCCGGCCGCGTTATCGTCGGCGAGCGGACCGTTATCCGCGAGAACGTCACGATCCATCGGGCGATGATCACCGACGGCGAGACTCGCATCGGCAGCGATTGCCTGATGATGGTCGGCAGCCACGCGGCGCACGACGTTCGCGTCGGCAATCGCGTGATTATTACGAACAACGTCCTCCTCGGAGGCCACGTGCAGATCGGCGACCGGGCGGTGCTCGGCGGCGCCGCGGCGGTTCATCAGCACTGCCGCGTTGGTCGCCTGGCGATGGTCGGCGCCTGTGCGAAGATCGTTCAAGACGTGCCGCCGTTCGTGTTGACGGACGGCGAGATGGGCATGATCGTCGGCCTCAACCGCGTTGGGCTGCGTCGCTCGGGCATGACTCGCGAAGAAGTCGATTCGCTCAAAGAGGCTTATCGCTTGATTTATCGTCGCGGTTACCTGTTCGATGAGATGGTTGCGACGCTCGCCAAAGAACATCCGACGGGCCCGGCGACCGAGCTCAGCGAATTCTTCACCGGCGGCAAGCGCGGCTTCGCCCAAGAACGCCGCAGCCCGCCCAAGGCGACGATTCGGATTCATGCCGCAGCGGACGATCTCGAAGACGAAGATTCGGCCGGCGAACTCAAGCGCAAGGCTGGTTAG
- a CDS encoding CPBP family intramembrane glutamic endopeptidase, which translates to MKIQRNVAGMATAFEAGLGVLGILLCWWFEIPLRERLAVSWNAAGRSVVAVIPMAVLLVVAMRSSWRPLAELRRQVAAMVGVCFSGAAVWELALLSLAAGLGEELLFRGALQPLAARWWGPAIGLVVASLLFGAVHAASVTYFVLATGVGAYLGWLAQASEELVTPIVVHAVYDFAALVWLLRVVRDDAGRDEAVD; encoded by the coding sequence ATGAAGATTCAGCGAAACGTGGCGGGGATGGCGACGGCCTTCGAGGCAGGGCTTGGAGTGCTCGGCATTCTGCTCTGTTGGTGGTTCGAGATTCCGTTGCGGGAGCGGCTCGCCGTTTCGTGGAACGCGGCTGGCCGCAGCGTCGTCGCGGTGATTCCAATGGCCGTGCTGCTGGTGGTGGCGATGCGTTCGTCGTGGCGGCCGCTGGCCGAGTTGCGGCGGCAGGTGGCGGCGATGGTGGGAGTGTGCTTCAGCGGCGCCGCGGTGTGGGAGCTTGCGCTGTTGTCGTTGGCGGCGGGGTTGGGGGAGGAGTTGTTGTTCCGCGGGGCGCTGCAGCCGCTGGCGGCGCGGTGGTGGGGACCTGCCATTGGGTTAGTCGTGGCGAGTCTTTTGTTCGGAGCCGTGCACGCGGCGTCGGTGACTTACTTCGTGTTGGCGACTGGCGTGGGGGCATACCTCGGTTGGCTGGCGCAGGCGTCGGAGGAGTTGGTGACGCCGATTGTCGTCCATGCGGTTTATGATTTTGCGGCGCTTGTGTGGCTGCTGCGGGTGGTGCGCGATGATGCTGGCCGGGATGAGGCCGTGGATTGA
- the ppdK gene encoding pyruvate, phosphate dikinase, protein MAKTAGATKMAYYFGKTKTEGKSTQKQLLGGKGANLADMTSIGLPVPPGFTITTEVCGLYYQHKQKLPPGLMDEVRKNVGILEKETGKKFGDSKSPLLVSVRSGAAASMPGMMNTILNLGLNDEAVVGLANATQNERFAYDSYRRLINMFGDVVSGVDHEHFEVAFDKIKAKYKAKLDNEVPLEGMIELCEAYKDIYKKHFGKPFPQDPLEQLEASIEAVFKSWMQPRAVKYRQVENITGLMGTAVNVQSMVFGNMGDDCGTGVAFTRNPSTGENKFYGEFLVNAQGEDVVAGIRTPLPVAEMPKWNKAIHKALLEIKDLLEKHYKDVQDIEFTIERGVLFMLQTRNGKRTGAAAVKIACDMVKEKLIDEKTAVQRIPAGDLTQLLLPSFTPAAKAAAKKDGKLLTVGLPASPGAAVGKLAFTAAEAVERTHAGEKVLLVRKETNPEDIDGMHLAAGILTSTGGMTSHAAVVARGWGRCCVAGAGEVQIDEKGRKIKVGGKTFTHNDVLSIDGSTGEVMVGEIATQEPKLSGDFATVMGWADKYRTLKVRTNADTPADAKRAREFGAEGIGLCRTEHMFFEGDRIVAMRAMILADNLEDRKKALKNLLPLQRKDFVGLFTAMKGLPVTIRLLDPPLHEFLPHDAKAQGELAKELNVSPAFVKNRVAQLHEQNPMLGHRGCRLAVTYPEILETQVTAIVEAAIACVEKKIDAQVEIMIPLVGTAAELKMLRDQTQAVIDAVKEAKKFTGKLNILIGTMIEIPRAALTADQIGEQADFFSFGTNDLTQMTFGFSRDDINTFLPDYINNELLAQDPFQSLDVTGVGQLVEMGVTKGRSVKKGLKCGICGEHGGDPASIKFCHTVGLDYVSCSPFRVPIARLAAAQAALATAK, encoded by the coding sequence ATGGCAAAGACCGCTGGCGCCACCAAGATGGCCTACTACTTCGGTAAGACCAAGACCGAAGGGAAGAGCACCCAGAAGCAACTCCTCGGCGGCAAGGGCGCCAACCTCGCCGACATGACCAGCATTGGTCTGCCGGTGCCCCCAGGCTTCACCATCACCACCGAAGTCTGCGGCCTCTACTACCAGCACAAGCAAAAGCTTCCGCCGGGTCTGATGGACGAAGTTCGCAAGAACGTCGGCATCCTCGAGAAGGAAACGGGCAAGAAGTTCGGCGATTCCAAGTCGCCGCTGCTCGTCTCGGTCCGCTCCGGCGCCGCCGCCTCGATGCCGGGCATGATGAACACGATTCTCAACCTCGGCCTCAATGACGAAGCCGTCGTCGGCCTGGCCAACGCTACGCAGAACGAGCGGTTCGCTTACGACTCCTACCGCCGCCTGATCAACATGTTCGGCGACGTCGTCTCGGGCGTCGATCACGAGCACTTCGAAGTCGCCTTCGACAAGATCAAGGCGAAGTACAAGGCCAAGCTCGACAACGAAGTGCCGCTCGAAGGCATGATCGAGCTGTGCGAAGCCTACAAGGACATCTACAAGAAGCACTTCGGCAAGCCCTTCCCGCAAGACCCGCTCGAGCAACTCGAAGCTTCGATCGAAGCCGTGTTCAAGAGCTGGATGCAGCCGCGGGCCGTGAAGTACCGCCAAGTCGAAAACATCACCGGCCTGATGGGCACCGCCGTCAACGTGCAGTCGATGGTCTTCGGCAACATGGGCGATGACTGCGGCACGGGCGTCGCTTTCACCCGCAACCCGTCGACCGGCGAAAACAAGTTCTACGGCGAGTTCCTCGTGAACGCCCAGGGCGAAGACGTCGTCGCCGGCATTCGCACCCCGCTGCCGGTCGCCGAAATGCCCAAGTGGAACAAGGCGATCCACAAGGCCCTGCTCGAAATCAAGGACCTCCTTGAGAAGCACTACAAGGACGTCCAAGACATCGAGTTCACGATCGAACGCGGCGTCCTGTTCATGCTGCAGACTCGCAACGGCAAGCGCACCGGCGCCGCCGCCGTGAAGATCGCCTGCGACATGGTCAAGGAAAAGTTGATCGACGAGAAGACTGCCGTTCAGCGCATTCCGGCCGGCGACCTCACGCAGTTGCTCCTGCCGAGCTTCACCCCGGCCGCCAAGGCTGCCGCGAAGAAGGATGGCAAGCTCCTGACCGTCGGCCTCCCCGCCTCGCCGGGCGCCGCCGTCGGCAAGCTCGCCTTCACCGCCGCCGAGGCCGTTGAACGAACTCACGCTGGCGAAAAGGTGTTGCTCGTCCGTAAGGAAACCAACCCTGAAGACATCGACGGCATGCATCTCGCGGCCGGCATCCTCACCAGCACCGGCGGTATGACCAGCCACGCGGCGGTCGTCGCTCGCGGTTGGGGGCGTTGCTGCGTCGCCGGCGCCGGCGAAGTCCAGATCGACGAGAAGGGTCGCAAGATCAAGGTCGGCGGCAAGACCTTCACCCACAACGATGTGCTGTCGATCGATGGTTCGACCGGCGAAGTGATGGTCGGCGAAATCGCCACCCAAGAGCCCAAGCTCTCGGGCGACTTCGCCACGGTGATGGGCTGGGCCGACAAGTACCGCACCCTCAAGGTCCGCACGAACGCCGACACCCCGGCCGACGCGAAGCGGGCTCGTGAGTTCGGCGCCGAAGGCATCGGCCTCTGCCGCACCGAGCACATGTTCTTCGAAGGCGATCGCATCGTCGCCATGCGGGCGATGATCCTCGCCGACAACCTCGAGGATCGCAAGAAGGCCCTGAAGAACCTGCTGCCGCTGCAGCGTAAGGACTTCGTCGGCCTGTTCACCGCAATGAAGGGTCTACCGGTCACGATCCGTCTGCTGGATCCGCCGCTGCACGAATTCCTGCCGCACGACGCCAAGGCCCAAGGCGAACTCGCCAAGGAACTGAACGTCTCGCCAGCCTTCGTGAAGAACCGCGTCGCCCAGCTGCACGAGCAAAATCCGATGCTCGGTCACCGCGGTTGCCGCCTCGCGGTCACCTACCCGGAGATCCTGGAAACCCAGGTCACGGCGATCGTCGAAGCCGCCATCGCCTGCGTTGAGAAGAAAATCGACGCTCAGGTCGAGATCATGATTCCGCTCGTCGGCACCGCCGCTGAGTTGAAGATGCTCCGCGACCAAACGCAAGCCGTGATCGACGCGGTGAAGGAAGCCAAGAAGTTCACCGGCAAGCTGAATATCCTCATCGGCACGATGATCGAGATTCCGCGGGCCGCGCTCACCGCCGACCAAATCGGCGAGCAAGCTGACTTCTTCAGCTTCGGCACGAACGACCTGACGCAGATGACGTTCGGCTTCAGCCGCGACGACATCAACACCTTCCTGCCCGACTACATCAACAACGAGTTGTTGGCGCAGGATCCGTTCCAATCGCTCGACGTCACCGGCGTCGGCCAGTTGGTCGAAATGGGCGTCACGAAGGGCCGTTCGGTGAAGAAGGGCCTGAAGTGCGGCATCTGCGGCGAACACGGCGGCGACCCGGCGTCGATCAAGTTCTGCCACACGGTAGGACTCGATTACGTCTCGTGCAGCCCGTTCCGCGTGCCGATCGCTCGGCTGGCGGCTGCTCAAGCGGCCTTGGCTACGGCCAAGTAA
- the tsf gene encoding translation elongation factor Ts — MAEITAALVKQLRDETSLPMMDCKKALTEAGGDIEAAKRKLREDGVKTMAARADRATEEGRIGVYASVDKKVGAMVELQCESAPVSTNEDFVKLANDLALQLATGPGAKTADELWAQPSPSRKGLTLKDQKDELENKIREVFRLARLHRVDNSAGAFVHMAKIGVLVEVEGGSDELAKDVALHVAAMNPKAATKDSLDPKLVAQEQEIQKERARQEGKPEAIIEKMIEGRMRNFYAENVLEEQPFVRDETQTVGALAKAGGMKLKKFHRWTLGESAGTAS; from the coding sequence ATGGCCGAGATTACTGCGGCATTGGTGAAGCAGCTGCGTGACGAAACGTCGCTTCCCATGATGGATTGCAAGAAGGCGCTGACCGAAGCTGGCGGCGACATTGAAGCCGCGAAGCGCAAGCTTCGCGAAGACGGCGTCAAGACGATGGCTGCGCGGGCTGATCGCGCTACCGAAGAAGGTCGCATTGGCGTTTACGCCAGCGTCGACAAGAAGGTCGGCGCCATGGTCGAGCTGCAATGCGAGTCGGCTCCGGTTTCGACGAACGAAGACTTCGTCAAGCTGGCTAACGACCTTGCCCTGCAATTGGCGACCGGTCCGGGCGCCAAGACGGCCGACGAACTGTGGGCTCAACCGTCGCCAAGCCGGAAGGGGCTGACCCTGAAGGATCAGAAGGACGAGCTGGAAAACAAGATCCGCGAAGTCTTCCGCCTCGCGCGTCTCCACCGCGTCGATAACTCGGCTGGCGCCTTCGTCCACATGGCGAAGATCGGCGTGCTGGTCGAGGTCGAGGGTGGCAGCGACGAACTGGCGAAGGACGTCGCGCTGCATGTCGCCGCGATGAACCCGAAGGCCGCGACGAAGGATTCGCTTGACCCGAAGCTGGTCGCCCAAGAGCAGGAAATCCAGAAGGAACGTGCTCGCCAGGAAGGCAAGCCGGAAGCGATCATCGAGAAGATGATCGAAGGCCGGATGCGGAACTTCTACGCCGAGAACGTCCTGGAAGAACAGCCGTTCGTTCGCGACGAAACGCAAACGGTCGGCGCCCTGGCGAAGGCGGGCGGCATGAAGCTGAAGAAGTTCCACCGCTGGACGCTGGGCGAAAGCGCCGGCACGGCGAGCTAA